Proteins encoded in a region of the Candidatus Zixiibacteriota bacterium genome:
- the prmC gene encoding peptide chain release factor N(5)-glutamine methyltransferase: MTERIQKFISEKAQVLTNAGIERSKGEVETILCHLLNCERLDLYMRGMELITDEVRERFEAIIERRLTRYPIQYILEESWFYGRRFFVSPAVMVPTPETELLCETAIRYVQQRKIKRPRILDIGVGSGVISVTMALELAEPEIVALDISKDALAVAEKNAADLGAENQIEFRQSDFFGAVTPAELFDLILSNPPYINDTEYETLPPEVLADPKISLTSGPDGLDAVRQILIRAPEHLTPNGRLIFEIGYDQAEQVALLTETDDRYKSIAILKDYNDCDRLVILSCGGRTDAS, encoded by the coding sequence TTGACCGAACGCATACAGAAGTTCATTTCGGAAAAGGCACAAGTCCTGACCAACGCTGGAATTGAGCGGTCCAAAGGAGAGGTCGAAACAATCCTCTGCCATCTCCTCAATTGCGAACGGCTCGACCTTTACATGCGCGGGATGGAACTAATCACCGATGAAGTTCGTGAACGTTTCGAGGCCATCATCGAACGACGCCTGACGCGCTATCCGATACAATACATACTGGAAGAGTCATGGTTCTATGGCCGACGTTTTTTCGTGTCGCCGGCCGTGATGGTACCCACACCTGAAACTGAGCTGCTGTGTGAGACGGCTATCAGATATGTTCAACAGCGCAAGATCAAACGTCCCCGTATTCTGGACATAGGTGTCGGCTCCGGTGTGATTTCGGTCACGATGGCCCTTGAACTGGCCGAGCCCGAAATTGTGGCGCTCGATATCTCCAAAGATGCACTGGCCGTTGCAGAGAAAAATGCCGCCGACCTGGGTGCTGAAAACCAAATCGAATTCAGACAATCCGACTTCTTTGGGGCCGTGACACCGGCCGAGCTTTTCGACCTCATTCTGTCCAATCCGCCGTACATAAATGACACCGAGTACGAAACTCTCCCACCGGAAGTCTTGGCTGACCCGAAGATATCGCTGACTTCAGGACCGGACGGGTTGGATGCGGTGCGCCAGATTCTCATACGTGCTCCCGAACATCTAACGCCCAACGGACGGCTGATATTCGAAATAGGCTACGACCAGGCCGAGCAGGTGGCTCTGTTGACAGAGACCGACGACCGCTACAAATCTATCGCCATCCTGAAAGACTACAACGACTGCGACCGGTTGGTGATTTTGTCGTGCGGTGGGCGAACCGATGCCTCGTGA
- the nth gene encoding endonuclease III has product MPRETVAEKKARSSKIIRLLKKQYPDARCSLDFETVHQLMVATILSAQCTDERVNIVTKDLFKKYCTIEEYANADPDQLKHVIFTTGFHNNKAKSIKKSAQQLLELYNGEIPRTLDELVTLAGVGRKTASVILGAGFGLAEGIVVDTHVGRISRLLKLTNQTDPVKVERDLMKLIPKRDWIIYSHLMIWHGRATCIARRPRCAECVLYKLCPGAVL; this is encoded by the coding sequence ATGCCTCGTGAAACCGTGGCCGAGAAGAAGGCGCGAAGCTCCAAGATAATCCGGCTTCTCAAAAAGCAGTACCCCGACGCGCGATGTTCGCTGGATTTCGAAACAGTGCATCAACTGATGGTGGCGACTATTCTCTCGGCGCAGTGCACCGACGAGCGGGTCAATATCGTAACCAAAGACCTGTTTAAGAAGTACTGCACGATTGAAGAGTACGCCAACGCCGATCCGGATCAGCTGAAACATGTTATCTTTACAACCGGCTTCCACAACAACAAAGCGAAGTCGATCAAGAAATCTGCACAGCAGCTACTCGAACTCTACAACGGTGAGATACCTCGCACACTCGATGAACTGGTCACACTGGCCGGTGTAGGTCGCAAGACTGCTTCGGTGATTCTCGGTGCCGGGTTTGGTTTGGCTGAAGGGATCGTGGTCGACACGCACGTTGGACGAATCAGCCGATTGTTGAAACTAACCAACCAGACCGACCCGGTCAAAGTCGAGCGTGACCTTATGAAACTCATTCCCAAACGTGACTGGATCATTTACTCGCATCTGATGATCTGGCACGGCCGCGCCACCTGCATCGCCCGCCGCCCCCGATGTGCCGAGTGTGTGTTGTACAAGCTGTGTCCCGGGGCAGTCTTGTAG
- a CDS encoding cysteine hydrolase, producing the protein MQTYKSLTVSLLAGLLLALSIGGVLWAQLPAPGMTIDSEHTALVITDPQNDFLSPDGVTWGVVGQSVTDNNTVENIERLLKLAKAKGIEVFVSPHYYYPTDHGWKFEGALEVLMHNIGMFDRAGPLTLDQFPNSGADWLEQYKKYLEDGRTVVVSPHKVYGPETNDLVLQLRKRGIDKVILAGMSANLCVEAHLRELLEQGFEVAVVKDATAGAMVPEGNGYEAALVNFRYLANAVWTTDEAVEHLNESEKEGN; encoded by the coding sequence ATGCAAACCTACAAGAGCCTGACCGTCAGCTTGCTCGCCGGGCTGCTGCTCGCCCTGTCAATCGGAGGTGTCCTTTGGGCGCAATTGCCCGCGCCGGGGATGACTATCGACTCCGAACACACGGCTCTCGTAATCACGGACCCCCAAAACGACTTCCTCAGTCCCGACGGAGTCACCTGGGGTGTGGTCGGTCAGAGCGTGACCGACAATAACACGGTTGAGAACATCGAGCGGCTACTGAAACTTGCCAAGGCGAAAGGCATCGAGGTCTTTGTGTCGCCGCACTATTACTATCCTACCGATCATGGTTGGAAGTTTGAAGGTGCCTTGGAGGTGCTCATGCACAATATAGGCATGTTCGACCGCGCCGGACCGCTCACTTTGGATCAGTTTCCGAATTCCGGTGCGGACTGGCTCGAACAATACAAGAAGTACCTGGAGGACGGCAGGACGGTTGTTGTCAGCCCTCACAAGGTTTACGGTCCTGAGACCAACGATCTGGTGCTTCAGTTGCGTAAGCGCGGCATCGACAAAGTCATCCTCGCCGGGATGTCGGCCAACCTGTGTGTCGAAGCTCACCTTCGCGAACTACTCGAGCAAGGTTTCGAGGTGGCAGTCGTCAAAGACGCCACCGCAGGGGCCATGGTTCCGGAGGGTAACGGCTATGAGGCAGCTTTGGTGAACTTCCGCTACCTGGCCAATGCCGTCTGGACCACCGACGAAGCTGTCGAACACCTGAACGAGTCTGAAAAGGAGGGCAACTAG